From Nicotiana tabacum cultivar K326 chromosome 20, ASM71507v2, whole genome shotgun sequence, one genomic window encodes:
- the LOC107797454 gene encoding plasma membrane ATPase 1 — translation MGEEKPEVLDAVLKEAVDLENIPIEEVFENLRCTKEGLTVTAAEERLAIFGYNKLEEKKDSKFLKFLGFMWNPLSWVMEAAAIMAIALANGGGKPPDWQDFVGIITLLVINSTISFIEENNAGNAAAALMARLAPKAKVLRDGRWKEEDAAVLVPGDIISIKLGDIIPADARLLEGDPLKIDQSALTGESLPVTKGPGDGVYSGSTCKQGEIEAIVIATGVHTFFGKAAHLVDSTNQVGHFQKVLTAIGNFCICSIAVGMIIEIIVMYPIQHRAYRPGIDNLLVLLIGGIPIAMPTVLSVTMAIGSHRLAQQGAITKRMTAIEEMAGMDVLCSDKTGTLTLNKLTVDKNLIEVFAKGVDADMVVLMAARASRTENQDAIDAAIVGMLADPKEARAGIREIHFLPFNPTDKRTALTYLDGEGKMHRVSKGAPEQILNLAHNKSDIERRVHAVIDKFAERGLRSLGVAYQEVPEGRKESAGAPWQFIGLLPLFDPPRHDSAETIRRALNLGVNVKMITGDQLAIGKETGRRLGMGTNMYPSSALLGQTKEESISALPIDELIEKADGFAGVFPEHKYEIVKRLQARKHICGMTGDGVNDAPALKKADIGIAVDDATDAARSASDIVLTEPGLSVIISAVLTSRAIFQRMKNYTIYAVSITIRIVLGFMLLALIWKFDFPPFMVLIIAILNDGTIMTISKDRVKPSPLPDSWKLAEIFTTGVVLGGYLAMMTVIFFWAAYKTNFFPRVFGVSTLEKTATDDFRKLASAIYLQVSIISQALIFVTRSRSWSFVERPGFLLVIAFVIAQLVATLIAVYANWSFAAIEGIGWGWAGVIWLYNLVFYIPLDIIKFFIRYALSGRAWDLVFERRIAFTRKKDFGKEQRELQWAHAQRTLHGLQVPDTKLFSEATNFNELNQLAEEAKRRAEIARLRELHTLKGHVESVVKLKGLDIETIQQAYTV, via the exons atggGGGaggagaagcctgaagtgctggaTGCAGTCTTGAAAGAGGCTGTTGATTTG GAAAACATACCCATTGAAGAAGTTTTTGAGAATCTGAGATGTACAAAGGAGGGTCTTACAGTTACTGCTGCCGAAGAAAGGTTGGCCATTTTTGGCTACAACAAGTTAGAGGAGAAGAAG GATAGCAAATTCTTGAAATTTTTGGGGTTCATGTGGAACCCTCTATCATGGGTTATGGAAGCTGCAGCTATCATGGCAATTGCTCTTGCAAATGGAGGA GGAAAGCCTCCGGATTGGCAGGATTTCGTGGGTATCATTACTTTACTTGTAATTAACTCAACGATCAGTTTTATTGAGGAGAATAATGCTGGAAATGCAGCAGCTGCCCTTATGGCTCGACTTGCTCCAAAAGCCAAG GTTCTTCGAGATGGACGATGGAAGGAAGAAGATGCTGCTGTTCTTGTGCCTGGTGACATAATCAGTATCAAACTGGGAGATATAATTCCTGCAGATGCTCGTCTTCTTGAGGGTGATCCGCTGAAAATTGATCAG TCTGCTTTGACGGGTGAATCTCTTCCTGTAACTAAAGGTCCGGGAGACGGAGTCTACTCTGGTTCAACCTGTAAACAAGGAGAGATAGAAGCTATCGTCATCGCTACAGGAGTTCATACCTTTTTTGGGAAGGCTGCCCACCTTGTTGACAGTACAAACCAAGTGGGACATTTCCAAAAG GTTTTGACTGCTATAGGAAACTTCTGCATCTGTTCTATTGCAGTGGGGATGATAATTGAGATTATTGTCATGTACCCTATCCAGCACCGCGCATACCGTCCTGGGATTGACAATCTTCTTGTGCTTCTTATTGGTGGAATTCCAATTGCCATGCCAACAGTTCTTTCTGTTACTATGGCAATTGGTTCTCATCGTCTTGCTCAACAG GGTGCCATTACAAAAAGAATGACAGCTATAGAGGAGATGGCTGGCATGGATGTGCTTTGCAGTGACAAGACTGGGACCCTGACTCTAAACAAGCTTACTGTTGATAAAAACCTTATTGAG GTTTTTGCCAAAGGTGTTGATGCAGATATGGTAGTTCTAATGGCAGCTCGAGCCTCTAGAACAGAGAATCAGGATGCCATTGATGCTGCTATTGTTGGGATGTTGGCTGATCCTAAGGAG GCACGTGCTGGCATTCGTGAAATACACTTCCTTCCTTTCAATCCAACTGACAAGCGAACAGCACTTACCTATCTTGATGGTGAAGGGAAGATGCACAGGGTCAGCAAAGGTGCTCCCGAGCAG ATCTTAAATCTTGCACACAACAAATCAGACATAGAACGTAGAGTTCATGCTGTGATCGATAAGTTTGCTGAGCGGGGTTTACGGTCACTTGGTGTGGCATACCAG GAAGTTCCAGAGGGAAGGAAGGAGAGTGCTGGTGCGCCATGGCAGTTCATTGGTCTCTTGCCTTTGTTTGATCCACCAAGACATGATAGTGCGGAGACCATAAGGAGAGCGTTAAACCTCGGAGTGAACGTTAAAATGATTACAG GCGATCAACTCGCAATTGGAAAAGAAACTGGGCGTCGCTTGGGAATGGGAACAAATATGTACCCTTCATCTGCTCTGTTGGGACAGACCAAGGAGGAATCAATTTCTGCTTTACCAATTGATGAACTTATAGAGAAGGCTGATGGTTTTGCTGGTGTTTTTCCCG AGCACAAATATGAGATAGTAAAGCGCTTGCAAGCTAGGAAACACATATGTGGAATGACTGGTGATGGAGTCAATGATGCTCCTGCTCTAAAGAAGGCTGATATTGGAATAGCTGTTGATGATGCCACTGATGCTGCTCGTAGTGCTTCTGACATTGTCCTTACTGAACCTGGTTTAAGTGTCATCATCAGTGCTGTTTTAACCAGTCGAGCAATCTTTCAAAGGATGAAAAACTACACG ATATATGCCGTTTCTATCACAATCCGTATTGTG CTTGGTTTTATGCTTTTGGCCCTGATATGGAAGTTTGACTTTCCACCTTTTATGGTGCTTATCATTGCAATCCTCAATGACG GTACCATTATGACAATATCAAAGGATAGGGTCAAACCATCTCCTCTACCTGATAGTTGGAAGCTAGCTGAAATTTTTACTACTGGTGTTGTTCTTGGTGGCTATTTGGCTATGATGACAGTCATATTCTTTTGGGCAGCATACAAAACAAACTTCTTCCCT CGAGTATTCGGAGTATCAACACTTGAGAAGACAGCAACTGACGACTTCAGGAAGCTTGCCTCAGCAATTTACCTTCAAGTGAGCATTATCAGTCAGGCCCTGATATTTGTCACAAGATCTCGAAGTTGGTCGTTCGTTGAGCGTCCTGGTTTTCTACTTGTGATTGCTTTTGTCATTGCTCAACTG GTTGCAACCTTGATTGCTGTTTACGCAAATTGGAGCTTTGCTGCTATTGAAGGAATTGGCTGGGGTTGGGCTGGAGTGATCTGGCTCTACAATCTAGTATTCTATATCCCTCTTGATATCATCAAGTTCTTCATCCGCTACGCTCTCAGTGGAAGGGCCTGGGATCTTGTTTTTGAGCGTAGG ATTGCTTTTACCAGGAAGAAGGATTTCGGGAAAGAACAACGTGAGCTTCAGTGGGCACACGCACAGAGGACCCTTCACGGGCTGCAAGTTCCTGACACCAAATTATTTAGTGAAGCTACCAATTTCAACGAGCTTAATCAGTTGGCTGAGGAAGCAAAGAGGAGAGCTGAAATTGCTAG ACTTCGGGAGTTGCATACACTGAAAGGCCATGTGGAATCCGTGGTGAAGTTAAAGGGTCTTGATATAGAGACAATTCAACAGGCATACACTGTTTGA